In Oceanobacillus sp. FSL K6-2867, one DNA window encodes the following:
- a CDS encoding ABC transporter permease subunit, which produces MEAIRGGAEPKQSYIKRTRTGRINIKAGNKVELVTKWTIAMLSVLTVMAFFFFNYTGLQLERAITETAYNLKTMFLEPSLSHFSWGEAFHQIGITVGLGVLATVIGAIIALLLAFLAAENLSKPWISKAVRVVVAFIRAVPTVLWVLIFAIAAGLGSEAAVLGMLFHSIAYLVKAFSESFEEVDSGILEAMRATGSNWWHVVTHGVLPSTFTYLLSWTFLRFEINFGVAVAMGAAAGAGGIGFELFMASGFYFDLREVGFITYAILVIAIILEIVSTRLKNRYFPAAVRN; this is translated from the coding sequence ATGGAAGCAATAAGAGGAGGGGCCGAGCCAAAGCAATCCTACATAAAACGGACGCGAACTGGTCGAATCAATATTAAAGCTGGAAATAAGGTGGAGCTTGTAACGAAGTGGACGATTGCGATGCTGTCTGTGTTAACTGTTATGGCCTTCTTTTTCTTTAACTATACCGGGTTGCAGTTAGAGCGAGCGATTACGGAAACAGCATATAATTTAAAGACAATGTTTTTAGAGCCTTCTTTAAGTCATTTCAGCTGGGGAGAGGCGTTCCATCAAATCGGCATTACGGTTGGTTTAGGTGTATTAGCAACAGTGATTGGAGCGATTATCGCCCTACTACTAGCCTTTCTCGCGGCTGAAAATCTTTCAAAACCATGGATATCAAAGGCTGTACGTGTTGTCGTTGCATTTATACGGGCGGTTCCAACAGTATTATGGGTGCTCATTTTTGCAATTGCTGCTGGACTTGGAAGTGAAGCCGCTGTACTTGGCATGCTGTTTCACTCGATTGCCTATTTAGTGAAAGCTTTTTCGGAGTCATTTGAAGAGGTTGATTCTGGTATCCTGGAAGCAATGCGTGCAACCGGATCAAACTGGTGGCATGTAGTGACACATGGAGTTCTGCCATCTACCTTTACTTATTTATTATCCTGGACCTTTCTCCGATTTGAAATTAACTTCGGTGTTGCTGTAGCAATGGGGGCCGCGGCAGGAGCAGGCGGTATTGGCTTTGAGCTTTTTATGGCTTCAGGGTTTTATTTTGACTTGCGCGAAGTAGGATTTATCACGTATGCCATTCTCGTTATCGCAATAATTTTAGAGATCGTTTCAACACGATTGAAAAATCGTTATTTCCCGGCAGCAGTGAGAAATTGA
- a CDS encoding VOC family protein, translating into MNRLNLITLGVKDMVESLAFYRDGLGFDVVVYGEESDPEVIFFNNGGTKISLFQIDRLAKDINEENPPEVSTGFGGITLAYNGKSKEEVDEVFAIAKKAGAKIVKSPEIVFWGGYSGYFQDPNGFYWEVAYGENWQFDDNDMLILKE; encoded by the coding sequence ATGAATCGGTTAAATTTAATCACATTAGGTGTAAAGGACATGGTAGAATCGTTAGCGTTTTACCGTGATGGGCTTGGATTTGACGTAGTGGTCTATGGCGAAGAATCCGATCCGGAAGTTATTTTTTTCAATAATGGCGGAACAAAAATATCCTTGTTCCAAATTGATCGGTTAGCTAAAGATATTAACGAAGAAAATCCACCGGAGGTCAGCACTGGTTTTGGCGGGATTACGCTGGCATATAACGGGAAATCCAAAGAAGAGGTAGATGAAGTTTTTGCCATTGCCAAAAAAGCAGGAGCTAAGATTGTAAAGTCACCTGAAATTGTGTTCTGGGGCGGATATAGCGGCTATTTTCAAGATCCAAATGGTTTTTACTGGGAAGTTGCTTATGGAGAAAACTGGCAATTTGATGACAATGATATGTTGATTTTGAAGGAATAA
- a CDS encoding S66 peptidase family protein: MKTLLIKPNKLQPGDKIATVSPSWGGAGDESLRWRYEQGVQRLKNVFGLEVVAMPNSLKGSDYLYAYPEARAEDLMTAFSDKSIKGIIANIGGEESIRLLPYINFDTISENPKIFMGYSDVTIAHLFCHRAGISSFYGPSILTDFAENITMNPYTIKSIRSTIFSHEKIGEIKPADEWTSEFLAWDIENKDIRRRMQPNSNYEILQGTGVVHGRLIGGCMDVLEFAKGTVLWPEMSYWEDCVLFFETSEEQPKPDLIKYWLRNYAAQGILQNTNGILFAKPHDEMYYTEYKEAILTVMQEYGLEDLPILYNMNFGHTEPKFILPYGVQAEINCDEASFSIIENAVE, encoded by the coding sequence ATGAAAACATTATTGATAAAACCGAATAAGCTGCAGCCCGGTGACAAAATAGCAACTGTCAGCCCTTCTTGGGGTGGTGCTGGTGATGAATCCCTAAGATGGCGCTATGAACAAGGTGTCCAACGACTAAAGAATGTATTTGGTCTAGAAGTGGTCGCTATGCCAAACAGCTTAAAGGGATCTGATTATCTCTATGCATATCCAGAGGCGCGAGCAGAGGATTTGATGACGGCATTTAGTGATAAAAGCATTAAAGGGATTATCGCTAATATTGGCGGGGAAGAAAGCATTCGGCTGCTGCCCTATATCAACTTCGATACGATTAGTGAAAATCCGAAAATATTTATGGGATACTCCGACGTCACAATAGCACATTTATTTTGTCATAGAGCTGGAATTTCGTCATTTTATGGTCCGTCCATCTTAACGGATTTCGCCGAGAATATCACGATGAACCCTTACACCATAAAAAGCATCCGCAGTACAATTTTCTCTCATGAAAAAATTGGAGAAATCAAGCCTGCCGACGAGTGGACGAGTGAATTTTTAGCTTGGGACATTGAAAATAAAGATATTCGGAGGAGGATGCAACCAAATTCTAATTATGAAATACTCCAGGGTACTGGTGTTGTACATGGAAGGTTGATTGGCGGGTGTATGGATGTCCTTGAGTTTGCAAAAGGTACTGTGCTTTGGCCAGAAATGAGCTATTGGGAAGACTGCGTTCTTTTCTTTGAAACGTCAGAGGAGCAGCCTAAGCCTGATCTGATTAAATATTGGCTGCGAAATTATGCTGCTCAAGGTATTTTACAGAATACAAATGGTATCCTTTTTGCCAAGCCTCATGATGAAATGTATTACACTGAATATAAGGAAGCAATACTGACAGTTATGCAGGAATATGGATTAGAGGACTTGCCAATTCTTTATAATATGAACTTTGGCCACACCGAGCCAAAATTCATTCTTCCATATGGGGTACAGGCTGAAATAAATTGTGATGAGGCTAGCTTCTCGATTATTGAAAATGCTGTAGAGTAA
- a CDS encoding AraC family transcriptional regulator, producing MDSLKRMNEAIQYMEENLQSTIDYRKVAQIAHCSEYHFKRMFSFLTGIPLSEYIRRRKLSAAAFELRDKNVKVIDVAIKYGYRSPDAFARAFQTLHGIPPSEAKTNGKALKAFPRMTFQLTIKGGSEMEYRIEEKEAFRIVGLNKTIPIQFEGVNPEIAAMWKSLSKDKILQLKVLSNIEPHGLISASTNFSEERMEEKGTLDHYIGVATTEECPDNFTKLEVSATTWAVFEAIGPFPDTLQNVWGRIYSEWFPSANYEQAEGPEILWNESKDVASPNFKSEIWIPISLK from the coding sequence ATGGATTCGCTAAAAAGAATGAATGAAGCCATTCAATATATGGAAGAAAACCTGCAAAGTACAATTGACTATAGAAAAGTTGCTCAAATTGCTCATTGTTCGGAATATCATTTTAAGCGTATGTTTTCCTTTCTCACTGGTATTCCACTCTCGGAATACATTCGACGCAGAAAGCTTTCAGCCGCAGCCTTTGAGCTTCGAGATAAAAACGTAAAGGTTATTGATGTCGCAATCAAATATGGCTATCGCTCACCCGATGCTTTCGCAAGAGCATTTCAAACCTTGCATGGAATCCCGCCATCTGAGGCGAAAACGAATGGAAAAGCACTTAAAGCTTTTCCACGAATGACCTTCCAATTAACGATAAAAGGAGGAAGTGAAATGGAATATAGAATTGAAGAAAAAGAAGCCTTCCGTATTGTTGGCCTTAACAAAACTATACCAATACAATTTGAGGGTGTTAATCCTGAAATTGCTGCTATGTGGAAGAGTTTATCAAAGGATAAAATTTTACAATTGAAGGTTTTATCCAATATCGAGCCACACGGGCTTATTTCCGCATCTACAAATTTTTCAGAAGAACGCATGGAGGAAAAAGGTACGCTCGACCATTACATTGGCGTTGCAACAACAGAGGAATGCCCGGATAACTTTACCAAGCTTGAAGTCTCTGCAACAACTTGGGCGGTTTTTGAAGCAATTGGCCCCTTTCCTGACACCCTACAAAATGTCTGGGGCCGAATCTATTCTGAATGGTTCCCGTCTGCAAATTATGAGCAGGCAGAAGGTCCAGAAATTCTCTGGAATGAATCTAAAGATGTCGCATCTCCGAATTTTAAAAGTGAGATATGGATACCAATTTCGCTGAAGTAA
- a CDS encoding YpjP family protein, giving the protein MKFWMRKLAVVLVTIFTLGMYSPTALLEIDAEENEDAFSSGADINNLSSPVTELREEIDYTITAPIVETNPKEMAVRELTQMAREQAITKFGPKIANQVETEFTDIILPNIEAVLASILDESGTDNYAYFAITENPAEGYGERIFNVYDERRGKDIAKFHVRRDNRPLEGHYFNFHYHVSSDGFKEHHDIGEIYWDKNTPPKWMA; this is encoded by the coding sequence ATGAAATTTTGGATGAGAAAACTAGCTGTTGTCTTAGTAACTATCTTCACATTAGGAATGTACAGTCCGACTGCCCTGCTAGAGATTGATGCAGAAGAAAATGAAGACGCTTTTTCTTCAGGGGCAGATATCAATAATCTTTCAAGCCCTGTAACGGAGTTAAGGGAAGAAATCGATTATACAATAACGGCACCTATAGTTGAAACGAACCCGAAAGAAATGGCTGTAAGGGAACTAACGCAAATGGCCAGGGAGCAAGCGATCACCAAGTTTGGTCCTAAAATTGCCAATCAAGTAGAAACAGAGTTCACAGACATTATTTTACCGAACATTGAAGCAGTCTTAGCTTCTATTTTAGACGAATCTGGTACAGATAATTACGCTTATTTTGCAATTACAGAAAACCCTGCAGAAGGCTATGGTGAACGAATTTTTAATGTATATGACGAAAGAAGAGGGAAAGATATTGCAAAGTTCCATGTGCGCCGGGATAACCGTCCATTAGAAGGCCACTATTTCAATTTCCATTACCACGTCAGCAGTGATGGATTTAAGGAGCACCACGATATTGGGGAAATTTATTGGGATAAAAACACACCGCCGAAATGGATGGCTTAA
- a CDS encoding NAD-dependent protein deacylase, with protein MLKEWLHTANYPVVFTGAGMSTESGLPDFRSSKQGLWQKKDPSKIASTDALNNNVHEFIAFYRERVLGVKEYHPHKGHFILADWEKRGIIQSIITQNVDGFHQLAGSKRVAELHGTLQKLHCESCGKVYDSKEYIKREYHCSCGGILRPSIVLFGETLPADAFQLALEEAERADLFIVLGSSLSVTPANQFPLIAKESGAKMVIVNQERTELDYAADEVIRDRKIGELLEVLNGTP; from the coding sequence ATGTTGAAGGAATGGTTGCATACAGCTAACTATCCTGTTGTCTTCACTGGTGCGGGGATGTCAACCGAAAGTGGACTGCCAGACTTCCGCTCATCGAAACAGGGACTTTGGCAGAAAAAGGATCCTAGTAAAATTGCTAGTACGGATGCGTTAAATAATAATGTGCATGAATTTATTGCATTTTATCGCGAACGGGTACTTGGCGTGAAAGAATACCACCCACATAAAGGTCATTTCATTTTAGCGGATTGGGAAAAACGCGGAATTATCCAATCGATTATCACTCAAAATGTCGATGGATTCCATCAGCTAGCAGGCAGCAAACGAGTTGCCGAGCTTCACGGCACTTTGCAAAAACTGCATTGTGAATCTTGCGGAAAAGTTTATGACAGTAAGGAATATATTAAAAGGGAATACCACTGTTCTTGTGGCGGGATTTTGCGACCTTCTATTGTGTTGTTTGGTGAAACTTTGCCAGCGGATGCGTTTCAATTGGCTTTAGAAGAAGCGGAACGGGCTGATCTATTTATTGTACTAGGTTCCTCGCTAAGCGTTACACCGGCAAACCAATTTCCCCTCATCGCAAAGGAAAGCGGAGCTAAAATGGTGATTGTTAATCAAGAAAGGACTGAGCTTGATTATGCTGCAGATGAGGTTATTCGTGATCGGAAAATTGGGGAGCTGTTGGAGGTACTGAATGGAACTCCATAA
- the htpG gene encoding molecular chaperone HtpG, producing MSKMEFKAESKKLLDMVINSIYSQREVFLRELISNASDAIDKIYYKALTDDSLTFNKDSYYIKVDANKDTRTLIITDTGIGMTKEDMEENLGVIAKSGSHTFKTENEIKDGHDIIGQFGVGFYAAFMVADKVTVISKSIESDEAYKWESTGSDGYTITPAEKAEVGTEIILEIKENEEDENYDEFLEEYRLKQIIKKYSDFIRYPIKMDITESKLKEGSEDEYEDVIHEQTINTMVPIWKKNKSELTDEDYENFYNEKHYGYDKPLKHIHINVDGTIRYNAILYIPENAPYNYYTREYEKGLELYSNGVLIMDKCADLLPDYFSFVKGMVDSEDLSLNISREMLQHDRQLKLIAKNINKKVKSQLLSILRDDREKYEKFFKSFGQQLKYGVYSDFGQNKDLLQDLLLFYSSKEKKLVTLDEYVSRMSEDQKYIYYATGESVERIEKLPQTELVADKGYEILFFTDEIDEFAIRMLMNYKEKEFKSVSSGDLGIEDDEKDKTEEAQEENKDLFAAMKEILAGKVKEVRASKRLKSHPVVLTADGEISIEMEKIINAMPDDQNIKADKVLEINVNHEIFQALKNADKDKLNLYTNLLYNQALLIEGLPIEDPVDFTNDICKVMV from the coding sequence ATGAGCAAGATGGAATTTAAAGCTGAATCGAAGAAACTATTAGACATGGTTATCAACTCTATTTATTCACAGCGTGAAGTCTTTTTGCGAGAGCTTATTTCCAATGCGAGTGACGCCATTGACAAAATCTATTACAAGGCACTTACAGATGATTCGCTCACCTTTAATAAAGACAGCTATTACATAAAAGTCGATGCGAATAAAGATACACGTACATTAATAATTACGGATACTGGAATTGGGATGACAAAGGAAGACATGGAAGAGAACCTTGGTGTCATTGCAAAAAGTGGTTCCCACACGTTTAAAACAGAGAATGAAATTAAAGACGGCCATGATATTATCGGTCAGTTTGGTGTTGGATTCTATGCGGCATTTATGGTAGCTGATAAAGTAACAGTAATCAGTAAGTCAATTGAAAGTGATGAAGCATATAAATGGGAATCAACAGGCTCTGATGGCTATACCATAACCCCTGCGGAAAAAGCAGAGGTTGGTACAGAAATCATATTAGAAATCAAAGAGAATGAAGAAGATGAAAACTACGATGAATTTCTGGAAGAATATCGCCTGAAACAAATCATCAAAAAGTACTCTGACTTTATCCGCTATCCAATTAAAATGGATATTACAGAAAGTAAGCTGAAAGAAGGGTCAGAGGATGAGTATGAAGATGTTATCCATGAACAAACAATCAATACGATGGTTCCGATTTGGAAAAAGAATAAAAGTGAGCTCACTGACGAGGACTATGAGAATTTCTATAATGAGAAGCATTACGGCTATGACAAGCCATTAAAGCATATCCATATTAATGTCGATGGTACGATCCGTTATAATGCGATTCTATATATTCCGGAAAATGCACCATATAACTACTATACGAGAGAATATGAAAAAGGGCTTGAGCTTTATTCCAATGGTGTTCTGATTATGGATAAGTGTGCAGATCTGCTTCCAGACTATTTCAGCTTTGTTAAAGGGATGGTAGATTCCGAAGACCTTTCATTAAATATTTCAAGAGAGATGCTCCAGCATGATCGCCAGCTGAAGCTAATTGCGAAAAACATCAATAAGAAAGTCAAATCGCAGTTACTAAGTATTTTGCGAGATGATCGTGAGAAATATGAGAAATTCTTTAAATCATTCGGTCAACAGCTGAAATACGGTGTATATAGCGACTTTGGACAAAACAAAGACTTGCTGCAGGACCTATTATTATTCTATTCTTCAAAAGAGAAGAAGCTCGTCACACTGGATGAGTACGTATCCCGAATGTCAGAAGACCAAAAATATATTTACTATGCAACTGGTGAATCTGTAGAACGAATTGAAAAACTGCCACAAACAGAACTTGTTGCAGACAAAGGCTACGAAATTCTATTCTTTACCGACGAAATCGATGAGTTTGCTATCCGCATGCTGATGAATTATAAAGAAAAAGAATTTAAGTCTGTATCCAGCGGTGATTTAGGTATTGAGGATGATGAAAAGGATAAGACGGAAGAAGCGCAGGAAGAAAATAAAGATCTGTTCGCAGCAATGAAAGAAATTTTGGCGGGCAAAGTAAAAGAAGTACGCGCATCCAAACGATTAAAATCACATCCTGTTGTATTAACTGCTGACGGTGAAATCTCGATTGAAATGGAGAAAATCATTAACGCAATGCCAGATGACCAAAACATCAAGGCTGATAAAGTGCTAGAGATCAATGTAAATCATGAAATCTTCCAGGCGCTGAAAAATGCAGATAAAGATAAATTGAATCTATACACAAACCTTCTTTACAACCAAGCACTCCTCATCGAAGGACTGCCAATCGAAGACCCAGTTGACTTTACGAATGATATTTGTAAAGTAATGGTGTGA
- a CDS encoding ABC transporter substrate-binding protein: protein MKNLFRAFLAIVIVSVILIAAINRLNTSQGFSGSDTLTVYNWGDYIDEELISRFQEETGITVIYETFDSNEAMMTKIQQGGTSYDVAVPSEYMVQKMAEENLLLELDHSLLPNIKHLDERFLNLAFDPSNRYSLPYFWGTVGIVYNPTLLPEGTEITSWNDLWNPEFENQILLIDGAREIMGMGLNSLGYSLNDTNPAHLQEALTKLKELTPNVKAIVGDENKLLMQNEEAAIAVGWSGDAADIMWENEDIDYVVPEEGSNLWFDNFVIPKTATNVEAAHQFINFMMDPEVAAQNTEYVSYSTPNKEALNYMPEDMVEDERFYPAPDLTERLEVYENLGQQNLAYYNELFLQLKMYRK from the coding sequence ATGAAGAATCTTTTCAGGGCATTCCTTGCTATTGTAATTGTTTCTGTCATTCTGATTGCTGCAATCAATCGATTAAATACATCCCAAGGTTTTTCTGGCAGTGATACGTTGACTGTCTATAACTGGGGCGATTATATTGATGAAGAATTAATCAGCCGTTTTCAGGAGGAAACAGGGATCACGGTTATTTATGAAACATTTGATTCTAATGAGGCGATGATGACGAAGATTCAACAAGGCGGTACTTCCTATGATGTTGCCGTCCCTTCGGAATATATGGTTCAAAAAATGGCCGAAGAAAATTTACTGCTCGAGCTTGATCATTCGTTGTTGCCGAACATAAAGCATTTGGATGAACGATTTTTGAACCTGGCGTTTGACCCTAGCAACCGTTATTCTCTTCCTTACTTCTGGGGCACGGTTGGAATTGTGTATAACCCAACATTACTACCAGAAGGAACAGAGATCACCAGCTGGAATGATTTATGGAATCCCGAATTTGAAAATCAAATCTTATTGATTGATGGTGCCCGGGAAATTATGGGCATGGGGTTAAACAGCCTTGGCTATTCATTGAATGATACCAATCCTGCCCATTTACAGGAAGCTTTAACTAAGTTAAAAGAGCTTACGCCAAATGTGAAGGCAATTGTCGGTGACGAAAACAAGCTTCTTATGCAAAACGAGGAAGCAGCCATTGCTGTCGGCTGGTCTGGGGATGCAGCAGATATTATGTGGGAAAACGAGGATATTGATTATGTTGTTCCTGAGGAAGGCTCGAACCTCTGGTTTGATAATTTCGTGATTCCAAAGACAGCCACAAATGTTGAAGCAGCACATCAGTTTATTAACTTTATGATGGACCCGGAAGTAGCTGCGCAAAACACAGAATATGTCAGCTACTCTACGCCGAACAAAGAGGCATTGAATTATATGCCCGAGGATATGGTGGAAGATGAGCGATTCTATCCAGCACCAGATTTAACAGAACGTCTTGAGGTTTATGAAAACCTTGGACAGCAGAACTTGGCTTATTATAATGAACTGTTTTTGCAGTTAAAAATGTATCGGAAATAA
- a CDS encoding ABC transporter permease, which yields MERKSSFASNIFLILIFFILYAPIFYLIFYSFNSGGTMSGFEGFTLDWYKELLHDTRLLIIVLNTLVIALLSALISTVIGVFGAIGIQAYKRRQTKNTLLALNNILVVSPDVIIGASFLILFTMAGIQLGFYSVLLSHIAFSIPIVVLLVLPKLMEMSPTLIDAARDLGASQWNVLTKVILPYIAPGVFAGFFMALTYSLDDFAVTFFVTGNGFSTLSVEIYSLARRGISLNINALSTLLFVVTIVLVVIYYYFTQRSSSGTKGVDFRR from the coding sequence ATGGAGAGAAAATCATCCTTTGCCTCGAATATCTTTTTGATTCTTATCTTTTTTATCCTATATGCACCGATTTTCTATTTGATTTTTTATTCATTCAATAGTGGCGGTACAATGAGTGGATTTGAAGGTTTTACATTGGATTGGTATAAAGAGCTGCTCCATGATACGAGACTTCTTATTATTGTTTTAAATACATTGGTTATCGCACTGTTATCTGCACTAATTTCCACTGTGATTGGAGTTTTCGGAGCAATTGGAATTCAAGCATATAAAAGAAGACAAACGAAAAACACGTTGCTTGCATTGAATAATATTTTGGTTGTCAGTCCAGATGTTATTATTGGTGCTTCCTTCCTTATTTTATTTACGATGGCAGGAATTCAGCTTGGCTTCTATTCGGTGTTATTGTCCCATATCGCATTCAGCATCCCGATTGTTGTGCTGCTCGTTCTGCCAAAGCTTATGGAAATGAGCCCTACTTTAATTGATGCTGCCCGTGATCTTGGTGCGAGTCAATGGAATGTGCTGACAAAGGTTATTTTGCCGTACATTGCTCCTGGTGTATTTGCCGGATTCTTTATGGCATTAACTTATTCTTTGGATGACTTTGCGGTTACTTTTTTTGTAACAGGAAATGGGTTCTCTACCCTTTCGGTTGAAATATACTCGTTAGCAAGAAGAGGTATTTCCTTAAACATCAATGCACTTTCAACGCTATTATTTGTCGTAACCATTGTGCTTGTTGTTATATATTACTACTTCACCCAGCGCAGCAGCAGTGGTACGAAAGGGGTTGACTTTAGAAGATGA
- a CDS encoding ABC transporter permease, translating into MENKSSRNLYMVPYALWIILFVIAPILLVLYYSFFDIEGNFSLVNYKNFFTPVYLQMTLSSFWYAFLITAIALIIAYPTAYLLTRTKHKQLWLLLIIVPSWINLLLKAYAFIGIFGTYGAANSFLEWVGIGSRQLLFTDFSFVFVSVYIFIPFMILPIFNALDNLNPSLLYAAKDLGASGWTTFLKVIFPLTIDGVKSGIQVVFIPALSLFMLTRLIAGNRVITLGTAIEQHFLVTQDWGMGSTIAVFLILIMFLFMGLTGFRKRGA; encoded by the coding sequence ATGGAAAATAAAAGCTCGCGCAATTTGTATATGGTCCCATATGCTCTTTGGATCATTTTATTTGTTATTGCACCGATTCTACTAGTACTGTATTATTCTTTCTTTGATATTGAAGGCAATTTTTCCCTAGTCAATTATAAAAATTTCTTTACGCCTGTTTATTTGCAGATGACGTTAAGCTCATTTTGGTATGCTTTTCTAATTACAGCAATAGCGCTTATTATTGCTTATCCGACAGCATATTTACTGACACGAACAAAGCATAAACAACTTTGGTTATTGTTAATCATTGTTCCATCATGGATTAACCTATTGTTAAAAGCCTATGCATTTATTGGGATATTCGGAACCTATGGTGCTGCAAACAGTTTTCTGGAGTGGGTTGGTATCGGCTCCCGACAGCTATTGTTTACCGATTTCAGTTTTGTATTTGTTTCCGTGTATATTTTTATTCCATTTATGATTTTGCCGATTTTCAATGCATTGGATAACTTAAATCCAAGCCTGCTGTATGCAGCGAAGGATTTAGGGGCTTCAGGGTGGACAACATTCCTTAAAGTTATTTTTCCGTTAACGATTGACGGGGTGAAGTCAGGCATCCAAGTTGTATTCATTCCTGCTCTATCCCTATTCATGCTGACACGCCTGATTGCCGGAAACCGTGTCATCACACTAGGTACAGCAATCGAACAGCACTTTCTTGTTACACAGGATTGGGGAATGGGATCAACCATTGCCGTATTTTTAATCCTTATTATGTTCCTATTTATGGGCTTAACAGGATTTAGAAAGCGAGGTGCGTAA
- a CDS encoding ABC transporter ATP-binding protein, with translation MTNTAIIQFHNVTKQYDQDPPVLNQVSFEIERGKFYTLLGPSGCGKTTILRLIAGFTEATSGDIYFNGKKINHIPANKRQVNTVFQDYALFPHLNVFENVAFGLRIKKMKKTEIAAKVKEALSFVNLSGYEDREIKEMSGGQRQRVAIARAIVNEPEVILLDEPLSALDLKLRYQMQYELRELQRRLGITFIFVTHDQEEALAMSDEIFVINKGRIQQSGTPNDIYDEPINRFVADFIGESNIVKATMIEDFLVAFGGGKFECVDQGMNPNEAVEVVIRPEDLQITSFENGMLQIEVYSQLFRGVHYEITGLDQEGNEWLVQSTKKATVGDKIGLHFEPESIHVMRFNETEEDFDRRLDSYSEGETDGK, from the coding sequence ATGACGAATACTGCTATTATTCAATTTCATAATGTTACGAAGCAATATGATCAGGATCCGCCTGTATTGAATCAGGTCAGCTTTGAAATAGAAAGAGGAAAATTTTATACCTTGCTCGGCCCCTCCGGCTGCGGCAAAACAACAATACTTCGCTTGATTGCTGGTTTTACAGAAGCAACTTCAGGTGATATTTATTTTAACGGGAAAAAAATTAACCATATTCCTGCTAATAAACGCCAAGTAAATACAGTGTTTCAGGATTATGCACTTTTTCCACACTTAAATGTATTTGAAAATGTCGCTTTTGGACTGCGCATTAAGAAAATGAAGAAAACGGAAATTGCAGCAAAAGTAAAAGAAGCTCTAAGCTTTGTGAATCTTTCCGGTTATGAGGACCGGGAAATTAAGGAGATGTCCGGCGGTCAGCGCCAGCGTGTGGCTATCGCCCGTGCGATCGTGAATGAACCGGAAGTAATTCTCCTTGATGAGCCTTTGTCCGCGCTTGACTTAAAGCTCCGTTATCAAATGCAATATGAATTGCGTGAGCTGCAGCGCAGACTCGGGATCACATTTATTTTTGTCACACATGACCAGGAAGAAGCACTTGCCATGTCTGATGAAATTTTTGTTATTAATAAAGGAAGGATTCAGCAAAGTGGTACACCAAACGATATTTATGATGAACCTATCAACCGATTTGTCGCTGACTTTATTGGTGAGTCCAATATCGTAAAAGCAACCATGATTGAAGACTTCCTTGTCGCATTCGGTGGAGGTAAATTCGAATGTGTTGACCAAGGGATGAACCCGAATGAAGCCGTTGAAGTCGTAATTCGTCCAGAGGATTTACAGATTACATCGTTTGAGAATGGCATGCTGCAAATTGAGGTATATTCCCAGCTTTTCCGCGGTGTGCATTATGAAATCACCGGTCTTGACCAAGAAGGCAATGAATGGCTTGTCCAGTCAACGAAAAAGGCAACAGTTGGTGATAAAATCGGGCTTCACTTTGAGCCAGAATCCATTCACGTTATGCGTTTTAATGAAACGGAAGAAGATTTTGACCGCCGTTTAGATTCTTATTCGGAGGGGGAAACTGATGGAAAATAA